A stretch of Zootoca vivipara chromosome 13, rZooViv1.1, whole genome shotgun sequence DNA encodes these proteins:
- the LOC132592976 gene encoding vomeronasal type-2 receptor 26-like produces MVELLVLLLILFPNAICKPPIVKCHIHDPHTPLHQYHQEGDLILGGIASHSIIVSSSIVFSEKPPPTLLEELNVVPKNYQHILALQFAVKEINENPQLLPNVTLGFCIYDSYFNAKWTSHATMLLISPFAPNYICDTNKNLIAIIGGLDPQTSLHVATILDIYKFPQMAPKETRQYKGILSLLLHFRWIWIGILTFSDENAERFVQTVVPLFSQSGICFAFIERSHKPTYITEIFSLFQMGVKIYEKIHNSKANVILFYGESNSLAYFRWFPYQSELEQSSNMPKGKVWIMTAQVELTSFVYQRTWDTEILHGVLSFTTHSNDPPGFRQFVQSKNPSSPKGDGFILDFWQQAFGCVFPNQVVGSVKGDICTGQEELESLPGPFFEMRMTSHSYNIYNAVYAVAHALHAMSTSHVKHRPVMINGGMKFHKQPLWQLHHFLRGISFNNSAGDKISLDQNGEILAGFDITNWIVSANQSFQKVKVGGVDSLAPPQQALTINEGAIKWHNWFNQTQPISVCTESCRPGFCRKVKEGEAFCCYDCIPCPEGKISDQEDMNDCYECEDEKYPNKHKTICIPKRATFLSFEEPLGLSLACSAISFAFITALVLEIFVKHRDTPVVKANNRDLTYALLISLLLCFLSALLFIGYPDKVTCLLRQTAFGIIFSVAVSCVLAKTITVVLAFMATKPGSRMRRWVGKGLANSIVLSCFLIQAVICTLWLVNSPPYPNADMKSMAEEIVLECNEGTVTFFYCVLGYMGFLALVSFTVAFLARKLPDSFNEAKFITFSMLVFCSVWLSFVPAYMSSKGKYMVAVEIFSILASSAGLLGCIFSPKCYIILLRPELNNREHVIRRK; encoded by the exons ATGGTGGAATTATTGGTCTTGCTGCTGATTCTATTTCCTAATGCAATATGCAAACCTCCCATTGTTAAATGCCACATCCATGATCCACACACTCCACTTCATCAGTATCATCAGGAAGGAGACCTCATCCTTGGTGGCATAGCCTCTCACAGCATCATCGTCTCCAGTTCAATAGTCTTCAGTGAAAAACCCCCACCAACATTGCTTGAAGAGCTAAA TGTGGTACCTAAGAACTACCAGCATATCCTGGCCTTGCAATTTGCAGTGAAGGAGATCAATGAAAACCCTCAGCTCTTACCCAATGTCACTTTAGGCTTCTGCATCTATGACAGTTATTTCAATGCCAAATGGACCTCTCATGCCACAATGTTACTCATATCCCCATTTGCCCCCAACTACATCTGTGACACCAATAAAAACTTGATAGCCATCATTGGAGGACTGGACCCCCAAACTTCCCTTCATGTGGCAACAATCTTGGATATCTATAAGTTTCCACAG ATGGCGCCCAAAGAAACCCGCCAGTATAAGGGGATCCTgtctttgcttctgcatttcagatGGATATGGATTGGGATCCTTACCTTCTCTGATGAGAATGcagaaagatttgtgcaaacgGTGGTTCCCCTTTTTTCCCAGAGTGGCATCTGTTTTGCTTTCATAGAAAGAAGTCACAAACCTACTTATATTACTGAAATTTTCAGTTTGTTTCAAATGGGggtaaaaatatatgaaaaaatacataatagcAAAGCCaatgtgattttgttttatgGAGAATCAAATTCTTTGGCATATTTTAGATGGTTTCCTTACCAATCAGAACTGGAACAAAGTTCAAATATGCCAAAAGGTAAAGTGTGGATTATGACAGCTCAGGTGGAGCTCACTTCTTTTGTCTATCAACGGACTTGGGATACAGAAATACTCCATGGGGTTCTCTCATTCACAACTCACTCAAATGATCCACCAGGATTTCGTCAATTTGTCCAGAGCAAAAACCCTTCCAGCCCAAAAGGTGATGGCTTTATTTTGGACTTCTGGCAACAGGCATTTGGCTGTGTATTTCCAAATCAAGTTGTTGGCAGCGTAAAGGGGGATATTTGCACTGGGCAAGAGGAGCTGGAGAGTCTTCCTGGTCCTTTTTTTGAAATGAGAATGACCAGCCACAGCTACAACATCTACAATGCTGTTTATGCTGtggcccatgctttacatgccatgTCTACATCCCATGTCAAACACAGACCAGTAATGATCAATGGAGGAATGAAGTTCCACAAACAACCACTGTGGCAG CTTCATCATTTTCTGAGGGGTATCTCATTTAACAACAGCGCTGGGGACAAGATTTCCTTGGACCAGAATGGGGAGATACTAGCTGGATTCGATATTACCAATTGGATTGTTTCCGCCAACCAATCCTTTCAGAAAGTGAAAGTTGGAGGGGTGGATTCCCTGGCTCCTCCACAGCAAGCGTTGACCATCAATGAGGGAGCCATAAAATGGCACAATTGGTTTAACCAG ACACAGCCTATCTCTGTATGTACTGAGAGCTGCCGGCCTGGTTTTTGCAGGAAAGTGAAGGAGGGGGAAGCATTTTGCTGCTACGAttgcatcccatgtccagaagggaagatttcagacCAGGAGG ACATGAATGACTGCTATGAATGTGAAGATGAAAAGTATCCAAACAAACATAAGACTATATGTATTCCAAAGCGTGCAACTTTCTTGTCCTTTGAAGAACCTTTAGGCCTCAGCTTAGCCTGTTCTGCTATTTCCTTTGCTTTCATTACAGCACTGGTACTAGAAATATTTGTGAAGCACAGGGACACTCCCGTTgtgaaagccaacaaccgggacctcacctacgcTCTGCTCATCTCCCTCTTGCTTTGCTTCCTTTCTGCGTTACTGTTCATTGGATATCCTGACAAGGTGACGTGTCTCctccgacaaactgcttttggcatcatcttctcagtggccGTTTCTTGTGttctggcaaaaaccatcactgtggttctggctttcatggccacaaaaccaggatccaggatgaggaggtgggtggggaaaggactggCAAACTCTATTGTCCTCTCCTGCTTCCTTATCCAGGCAGTCATCTGCACTCTATGGCTGGTGAACTCTCCTCCATACCCTAATGCTGACATGAAATCAATGGCTGAAGAAATTGTACTGGAGTGCAATGAGGGGACAGTGACCTTCTTTTACTGTGtcttgggctacatgggcttcctagCTTTGGTCAGTTTCactgtggctttccttgcccggaaattacctgacagtttcaacgaagccaagttcatcactttcagcatgttggtcttttgcagtgtttggttatccTTTGTTCCTGCCTACATGAGCtcaaaggggaaatacatggtggctgtggagatcttctctatcttagcctccagtgctgggttgttGGGTtgcatattttccccaaaatgttacattattttgctaaggcctgagctgaacaatagGGAGCACGTAATAAGaagaaaataa
- the LOC132592977 gene encoding vomeronasal type-2 receptor 26-like → MVPRMLPLLVLLLILLPNAICKPSIVKCHIHDPHTPLHQYHQEGDLILGGLASHSIIISISIAFTENPPPTLLEELQAVPKNYQHILALQFAVKEINENPQLLPNVTLGFRIYDSYFNAKWTSHATMLLISTLETFVPNYICDIKKNLIAIIGGLDSQISLQVATILDIYKVPQMVPKETRQYKGILSLLLHFRWIWIGILTFYDENAERFVQTVVPIFSESGICFAFIERSQKYTYVTEINNMFKLGAKIHDKINDSKANVVLAYGESYALAFFRWLPYLSELEQSSKTTKGKVWIMTAQVELTSFVFQRTWDTEILHGVLSFTTHSNDPPGFRQFVQSKTPSSPKGDGFILDFWQQAFGCVFPNRVVGSVTGDICTGQENLENIPGPFFEMSMTSHSYNIYNAVYAVAHALHAMSISRVKDRPVMINGGMKFQNQHLWQLHHFLRGISFNNSAGDKISLDQNGEILAGFDINNWIISSNQSFQRVKVGGVDSLAPPQQALTINEGAIKWHHWFNQTAPNSVCTESCHPGFCRKVKEGEAFCCYDCIPCPEGKISDQEDMNDCYECEDEKYPNKHKNICIAKHTTFLSFEEPLGLSLACSALSFALITALVLEIFVKHRDTPVVKANNRDLTYALLISLLLCFLSALLFIGHPDNVTCLLRQTVFGIIFSVAVSCVLAKTITVVLAFMATKPGSRMRRWVGKGLANSIVLSCSLIQVVICTLWLVISPPFPNADMKSVAEEIVLECNEGMVTFFYCVLGYMGFLALVSFTVAFLARKLPDSFNEAKFITFSMLVFCSVWLSFVPAYMSSKGKYMVAVEIFSILASSAGLLGCIFSPKCYIILLRPELNSRENLIRRNTSKKVKELNKFPANLKGNKYVKHSIRQMEYQQFSGCVEYVFCIIT, encoded by the exons ATGGTACCAAGGATGCTGCCATTATTGGTCTTGCTGCTGATTCTACTTCCTAATGCAATATGCAAACCTTCCATTGTTAAATGCCACATCCATGATCCACACACTCCACTTCATCAGTATCATCAGGAAGGAGACCTCATCCTTGGTGGCTTAGCCTCTCACAGCATCATCATCTCCATTTCAATAGCCTTCACTGAAAACCCCCCACCAACATTGCTGGAAGAGCTACA AGCGGTGCCTAAGAATTatcagcacatcctggccttgcaATTTGCAGTGAAGGAGATCAACGAAAACCCTCAGCTCTTACCCAATGTCACTTTAGGCTTCcgcatctatgacagctatttcAATGCCAAATGGACCTCTCATGCCACAATGTTGCTCATATCCACTCTGGAAACATTTGTCCCCAACTACATCTGTGACATCAAGAAAAACTTGATAGCCATCATTGGGGGACTGGACTCCCAAATTTCCCTTCAAGTGGCAACAATCTTGGATATCTATAAGGTTCCACAG ATGGTGCCCAAAGAAACCCGCCAGTATAAGGGGATCCTgtctttgcttctgcatttcaggtggatATGGATTGGGATCCTTACCTTCTATGATGAGAATGcagaaagatttgtgcaaactGTGGTTCCCATTTTTTCGGAGAGCGGCATCTGTTTTGCCTTCATAGAAAGAAGTCAGAAATATACATATGTCACAGAAATTAACAATATGTTTAAACTGGGGGCAAAAATACATGACAAAATAAATGATAGCAAAGCTAATGTAGTGTTGGCTTATGGAGAATCATACGCTCTGGCATTTTTTCGATGGTTGCCTTACCTATCAGAACTGGAACAAAGTTCAAAGACTACAAAAGGTAAAGTGTGGATTATGACAGCCCAGGTGGAGCTCACTTCTTTTGTCTTTCAACGGACTTGGGATACAGAAATACTCCATGGGGTTCTCTCATTCACAACTCACTCGAATGATCCACCAGGATTTCGACAATTTGTCCAGAGCAAAACCCCTTCCAGCCCTAAAGGAGATGGCTTCATTTTGGACTTCTGGCAACAGGCATTTGGCTGTGTGTTTCCAAATCGAGTTGTTGGCAGTGTGACAGGAGATATTTGCACTGGGCAAGAGAATCTGGAAAATATTCCTGGTCCTTTCTTTGAAATGTCTATGACCAGCCACAGCTAcaacatctacaatgctgtctatgctgtggcccatgctttacatgccatgTCTATTTCCCGAGTCAAAGACAGACCAGTAATGATCAATGGAGGGATGAAGTTTCAGAACCAACATCTGTGGCAG CTCCATCATTTTCTGAGGGGTATCTCATTTAACAACAGCGCAGGGGATAAGATTTCCTTGGACCAGAATGGGGAGATACTAGCTGGATTTGATATTAACAATTGGATAATTTCCTCCAACCAATCCTTTCAGAGAGTGAAGGTAGGAGGGGTGGATTCCCTGGCTCCTCCACAGCAAGCCTTGACCATCAATGAAGGAGCCATAAAATGGCACCATTGGTTTAACCAG ACAGCGCCTAACTCTGTATGCACTGAGAGCTGCCACCCTGGTTTTTGCAGGAAGGTGAAGGAGGGGGAAGCATTTTGCTGCTACGATTGCATCCCATGTCCAGAGGGGAAGATTTCAGACCAGGAGG ACATGAATGACTGCTATGAATGTGAAGATGAAAAGTATCCAAACAAACATAAGAATATATGTATTGCCAAGCATACAACTTTCTTGTCCTTTGAAGAACCTCTGGGCCTCAGCTTAGCCTGTTCGGCTCTTTCCTTTGCTCTCATTACAGCACTGGTGCTGGAAATATTTGTGAAGCACAGGGACACTCCTGTTgtgaaagccaacaaccgggacctcacctacgcTCTGCTCATCTCCCTCTTGCTTTGCTTCCTTTCTGCGTTACTCTTCATTGGACATCCTGACAACGTGACGTGTCTCCTCCGACAAACTgtttttggcatcatcttctcagtggctgtttcttgtgttctggcaaaaaccatcactgtggttctggctttcatggccacaaaaccaggatccaggatgaggaggtGGGTAGGGAAAGGACTGGCAAACTCTATTGTCCTCTCCTGCTCCCTTATCCAAGTAGTCATCTGCACTCTATGGCTGGTGATCTCTCCTCCATTCCCTAATGCTGACATGAAGTCAGTGGCTGAAGAAATTGTACTGGAGTGCAATGAGGGGATGGTGACCTTCTTTTACTGTGtcttgggctacatgggcttcctagCTTTGGTCAGTTTCactgtggctttccttgcccgaaaattacctgacagtttcaacgaagccaagttcatcactttcagcatgttggtcttttgcagtgtttggttatccTTTGTTCCTGCCTACATGAGCtcaaaggggaaatacatggtggctgtggagatcttctctatcttagcctccagtgctgggttgttgggttgcatcttttccccaaaatgttacattattttgctgaggcctgagctgaacagtAGGGAAAACCTAATAAGAAGAAA CACATCAAAGAAAGTGAAAGAGCTAAATAAATTCCCAGCTAatttaaagggaaataaatatGTCAAACACTCAATAC GTCAGATGGAGTACCAGCAATTCTCCGGTTGTGTAGAGTATGTGTTCTGCATCATTACATGA
- the LOC118095612 gene encoding vomeronasal type-2 receptor 26-like, with protein sequence MFPLVKPPHGLAQYTIEANEKVCERVVPKNYQHILALQFAVKEINKNPQLLPNVTLGFRIYDSYFNAKWTSHATMLLISTLEPFVPNYICDMKKNLIAIIGGLDSQISLQVATIVDIYKVPQMMPKETCQYKGILSLLLHFRWIWIGILTFYDENAERFVQTVVPLFSQSGICFAFIERSHKPTYVTEINNMFKLGAKIHDKINFSKANVVLFYGESYTLAFFRWLPYLSELEQSSNTPKGKVWIMAAQVELTSFVFQRTWDTEILHGVLSFTTHSNDPPGFRQFVQSKNPSSPKGDGFILDFWQQAFGCVFPNRVVGSVTGDICTGQENLENIPSPFFEMTMTSHSYNIYNAVYAVAHALHAMSISQVKDRPVILSGGMKFQNQHLWQLHHLLRGISFNNSAGDKISLDQNGEILAGFDINNWIVSSNQSFQRVKVGGVDSLAPPQQALTINEGAIKWHHWFNQTAPNSVCTESCHPGFCRKVKEGEAFCCYDCIPCPEGKISDQKDMNDCYECEDEKYPNIHKNICIAKHTTFLSFEEPLGLSLACSALSLAFITALVLEIFVKHRDTPIVKANIRDLTYALLISLLLCFLSALLFIGYPDKVTCLLQQTAFGIIFSVAVSCVLAKTITVVLAFIATKPGSRMRKWVGKGLANSIVLSCSLIQAVICTLWLVISPPFPNADMKSVAEEIVLECNEGTVTFFYCVLGYMGFLALVSFTVAFLARKLPDSFNEAKFITFSMLVFCSVWLSFVPAYMSSKGKYMVSVEIFSILASSAGLLGCIFAPKCYIIILRPELNNREQLIRRKS encoded by the exons ATGTTCCCACTGGTCAAACCACCTCATGGACTTGCACAGTACACTATCGAAGCTAATGAGAAAGTCTGTGAAAG AGTGGTGCCTAAGAATTatcagcacatcctggccttgcaATTTGCAGTGAAGGAGATCAACAAAAACCCTCAGCTCTTACCCAATGTCACTTTAGGCTTCCGCATCTATGACAGTTATTTCAATGCCAAATGGACCTCTCATGCCACAATGTTGCTCATATCCACTCTGGAACCATTTGTCCCCAACTACATCTGTGACATGAAGAAAAACTTGATAGCCATCATTGGGGGACTGGACTCCCAAATTTCCCTTCAAGTGGCAACAATCGTGGATATCTATAAGGTTCCACAG ATGATGCCCAAAGAAACCTGCCAGTATAAGGGGATCCTgtctttgcttctgcatttcaggtggatATGGATTGGGATCCTTACCTTCTATGATGAGAATGcagaaagatttgtgcaaactGTGGTTCCCCTATTTTCCCAGAGTGGCATCTGTTTTGCCTTCATAGAAAGAAGTCACAAACCTACTTATGTCACTGAAATTAACAATATGTTTAAACTGGGGGCAAAAATACATGACAAAATAAATTTTAGCAAAGCCAATGTAGTCTTGTTTTATGGAGAATCATACACTCTGGCATTTTTTCGATGGTTGCCTTACCTATCAGAACTGGAACAAAGTTCAAATACCCCAAAAGGCAAAGTGTGGATTATGGCAGCCCAGGTGGAGCTCACTTCTTTTGTCTTTCAACGGACTTGGGATACAGAAATCCTCCATGGGGTTCTCTCATTCACAACTCACTCGAATGATCCACCAGGATTTCGACAATTTGTCCAGAGCAAAAACCCTTCCAGCCCAAAAGGAGATGGCTTTATTTTGGACTTCTGGCAACAGGCATTTGGCTGTGTGTTTCCAAATCGAGTTGTTGGCAGTGTGACAGGAGATATTTGCACTGGGCAAGAGAATCTGGAAAATATTCCTAGTCCTTTCTTTGAAATGACTATGACAAGCCACAGCTAcaacatctacaatgctgtctatgctgtggcccatgctttacatgccatgTCTATTTCCCAAGTCAAAGACAGACCAGTAATTCTCAGTGGAGGAATGAAGTTTCAGAATCAACATCTGTGGCAG CTCCATCATTTACTGAGGGGTATCTCATTTAACAACAGCGCTGGGGATAAGATTTCCTTGGACCAGAATGGGGAGATACTAGCTGGATTTGATATTAACAATTGGATCGTTTCCTCCAACCAATCCTTTCAGAGAGTGAAGGTAGGAGGGGTGGATTCCCTGGCTCCTCCACAGCAAGCGTTGACCATCAATGAGGGAGCCATAAAATGGCACCATTGGTTTAACCAG ACAGCGCCTAACTCTGTATGTACTGAGAGCTGCCACCCTGGTTTTTGCAGGAAGGTGAAGGAGGGGGAAGCATTTTGCTGCTACGAttgcatcccatgtccagaagggaagatttcggACCAGAAGG ACATGAATGACTGCTATGAATGTGAAGATGAAAAGTATCCAAACATACATAAGAATATATGTATTGCCAAGCATACAACTTTCTTGTCCTTTGAAGAACCTCTGGGCCTCAGCTTAGCTTGTTCGGCTCTTTCCTTAGCTTTCATTACAGCACTGGTGCTGGAAATATTTGTGAAGCACAGGGACACTCCCATTGTGAAAGCCAACATCCGGGACCTCACCTACGCTCTGCTCATCTCCCTCTTGCTTTGCTTCCTTTCTGCATTACTTTTCATTGGATATCCTGACAAGGTGACGTGTCTCCTccaacaaactgcttttggcatcatcttctcagtggccGTTTCATGTGtgctggcaaaaaccatcactgtggttctggctttcatAGCCACAAAACCAGGATCcagaatgaggaaatgggtggggaagggaCTGGCAAACTCTATTGTCCTCTCCTGCTCCCTTATCCAAGCAGTCATCTGCACTCTATGGCTGGTGATCTCTCCTCCATTCCCTAATGCTGACATGAAGTCGGTGGCTGAAGAAATTGTACTGGAGTGCAATGAGGGGACGGTGACCTTCTTTTACTGTGTCTTGGGCTACATGGGATTCCTAGCTTTGGTCAGTTTCactgtggctttccttgcccggaaattacctgacagtttcaacgaagccaagttcatcactttcagcatgttggtcttttgcagtgtttggttatccTTTGTTCCTGCCTACATGAGCtcaaaggggaaatacatggtctctgtggagatcttctctatcttagcctccagtgctgggttgttGGGTTGCATCTTTGCCCCCAAGTGTTACATAATCATTCTGAGGCCAGAGCTGAACAATAGGGAACAGCTAATAAGAAGAAAATCCTGA